A region from the Chrysoperla carnea chromosome 4, inChrCarn1.1, whole genome shotgun sequence genome encodes:
- the LOC123297878 gene encoding modular serine protease-like, giving the protein VLCDGKIDCYTKADEIFEFCKTKRCNTTQFHCASGACIPQSLKCNTVRDCFDGSDEADCENMDTDKCPEYWPVRCLSGECIRQDQLCDGIKDCIDSSDEIYTACQATSKCEDDEFRCDYGACVDLDSVCNGKPDCVDYSDELLPKCNTVINVTEEMICGKNTFKCNSGLCIKREKMCDGIRDCDDGSDETYRQCHDFKCNTTKRCTYGACSESNCVNSYFADDISKTEPEDITDFPDIYRPNIPCEYPNPPENGKVIAISPITGLISQPSGIAPMYTKLKFTCDEGYTLKGAKSVFCDDDGYWTTAFPECLKTCQPLESEKHEIECSYKDQKINCNESFEGTIAEVKCKHTFELKNFVLLPYNAIECRNGKWSKKLFDCNPVCGTLGSTAQPLVIKGWTAPKRGFPWHVGIYKLEYSMYNQICGGTLISIRAVLTAAHCFYFENTPLVDPTKYAVAVGKFYRSWKNPKDNYAQYKQLKEIIIHEKFRAEQGSYENDIAILILKNSVQLSSQVRPICVDLGDNSNNIYSSLLKRGKLGTIAGWGLTEEFGAPAEELKAVNMPYVEYETCINHLPKEFLRFITNDKICAGNRNGSNLCNGDSGGGYVFKKSKKYFLAGIVSVSPAKNHSSRQTTCDSRQYHAFTSFPEHLKFIRKHKQIFLGNY; this is encoded by the exons GTATTATGTGATGGAAAAATCGATTGTTATACGAAAGCAgacgaaatatttgaattctGTAAAACTAAACG atGCAATACAACTCAATTCCATTGTGCTAGTGGAGCTTGCATACCACAATCCTTAAAATGTAATACAGTACGGGATTGTTTTGATGGTTCTGATGAAGCTGATTGTGAAAATATGGACACAGATAAGTGTCc AGAATATTGGCCTGTTCGATGTTTATCCGGAGAATGCATCAGGCAAGATCAATTATGCGATGGGATTAAAGATTGTATTGATAGCTCTGACGAAATTTACACCGCCTGCCAAGCAACCAG taaatgcgAAGATGATGAATTTCGATGTGATTATGGAGCTTGTGTTGATTTGGACTCAGTATGTAATGGAAAACCAGATTGTGTTGATTACTCCGATGAATTGTTACCAAAATGCAACACTGTTATAAACGTAACTGAAGAAATGATTTGTGG CAAAAACACTTTCAAATGTAACAGCGGTTTATGTATAAAACGAGAAAAAATGTGTGATGGTATCAGGGATTGTGATGATGGATCTGATGAAACTTATCGCCAATGCCATGATTTCAAGTGTAATACAACAAAACGATGCACATATGGCGCATGTAGTGAATCAAATTGTGTTAATAGTTATTTCGCTGATGATATCAGCAAAACAGAGCCAGAGGATATAACAGATTTTCCAGATATATATCGCCCCAATATACCATGTGAATATCCGAATCCACCCGAAAATGGTAAAGTGATAGCAATTTCACCAATTACAGGATTGATTTCACAACCATCTGGCATAGCTCCCATGTATACTAAATTGAAATTCACATGTGATGAAGGCTATACATTAAAAGGTGCAAAATCAGTTTTCTGCGATGATGACGGATATTGGACAACAGCATTCCCAGAATGTTTAA aAACTTGCCAACCATTAGAGTCTGAAAAGCATGAAATTGAATGTTCTTATAAAGAtcagaaaattaattgtaaCGAAAGTTTTGAAGGCACCATTGCAGAAGTTAAGTGTAAACatacttttgaattaaaaaattttgtacttctaCCATATAACGCAATAGAGTGCCGAAATGGAAAATGGTCGAAAAAGTTATTTGATTGTAATCcag TATGTGGTACATTAGGATCAACGGCACAGCCTTTAGTAATTAAGGGATGGACTGCGCCAAAACGAGGATTCCCTTGGCATGTTGGAATTTATAAACTAGAATATTCAATGTACAACCAAATATGTGGTGGAACATTAATATCAATAAGAGCCGTTTTGACAG ctgcacactgtttttattttgaaaatacaccGTTAGTGGATCCTACAAAATATGCTGTTGCTGTTGGCAAATTTTACCGATCATGGAAAAATCCTAAAGATAATTATGCCCAATACAAACAG cttaAAGAAATCATTATACATGAAAAATTTCGAGCAGAACAAGGCAGTTACGAAAATGACATAgcgattttaatattaaaaaattccgtTCAATTATCGTCACAAGTACGTCCAATCTGTGTTGATTTGGGTGATAattctaataatatatattctagTCTTTTGAAAAGAGGTAAACTTGGAACA ATTGCTGGATGGGGTTTAACCGAAGAATTTGGCGCTCCTGCTGAAGAGTTAAAAGCTGTGAATATGCCTTATGTTGAATATGAAACTTGTATAAATCATTTACCAAAAGAATTTTTACGGTTCATTACAAACGATAAAATTTGTGCAGGAAACAggaatg gcTCAAATCTTTGTAATGGAGATAGTGGCGGAGGCTATGTATTtaagaaaagcaaaaaatatttcttagctGGGATTGTAAGTGTTTCTCCAGCAAAAAACCATTCATCAAGACAAACGACCTGTGACTCACGTCAATATCATGCTTTTACAAGTTTTCCCGAGCATTTGAAGTTTATAcgtaaacataaacaaatttttttaggtaACTATTAG